The DNA region GCAGGCCAAGAACGTTTCCGCAGCTTGATCCCCTCATATATCCGTGACTCGAGCGTTGCAGTAGTGGTCTACGATATATCAAGTACGTTTCTCTGCTAAACCTTCTTactctccttttctttcttgctGACCCCGACACCAGATGCCAAATCCTTCCAAAATACCCGGAAATGGATCGACGACGTCCGCGCAGAGCGAGGCAACGACGTCATCATTGTGCTGGTAGGCAACAAGACGGATCTCAACGACAAGCGTGAGGTTACCACCGCccagggtgaggaggaagcgcGCAAGAACAACCTCATGTTTGTCGAGACCAGTGCCAAGGCGGGTCACAACGTCAAGAACCTCTTCAAAAAGATTGCGCAGGCTCTGCCCGGG from Podospora pseudoanserina strain CBS 124.78 chromosome 1, whole genome shotgun sequence includes:
- the ryh1 gene encoding GTPase Ryh1 (EggNog:ENOG503NYN5; BUSCO:EOG09264JHE; COG:U) — its product is MAQTGAGGSYNNPLKKFKLVFLGEQSVGKTSLITRFMYDSFDNMYQATIGIDFLSKTMYLEDRTVRLQLWDTAGQERFRSLIPSYIRDSSVAVVVYDISNAKSFQNTRKWIDDVRAERGNDVIIVLVGNKTDLNDKREVTTAQGEEEARKNNLMFVETSAKAGHNVKNLFKKIAQALPGMEGADGSAAASAQASSQMIDVKSTTTPQQDGCSC